Proteins encoded by one window of Salvia splendens isolate huo1 chromosome 7, SspV2, whole genome shotgun sequence:
- the LOC121741727 gene encoding uncharacterized protein LOC121741727: MDRNTFDRLCRILYERGGLRIGKVLGVAEQVAMFLGVLAHHTKNRIVGFQFSRSGAIVSYYVNKVLCVVLSLYPMLLAKPTPVTEDCEDSRWKWFKGCLGALDGTHILVLVSSTEKPRYWTRKGQIATNIVAVCDRNMQFVYVLTGCYYYLCDNGYANSNGFLTPFRGVRYHLKEWGPGTEIRANMKDMPDCSCGIGKMVRRTAGKTAMNPGRKYWKCPVGGQHSGSFMWCDERANYTAAREATSEVDSKSYFDQKVNAIGQK; this comes from the exons ATGGATCGCAACACATTCGACCGTCTATGTCGTATTCTGTACGAGCGTGGTGGGCTGCGTATCGGCAAGGTCCTCGGGGTAGCGGAACAAGTCGCCATGTTCCTTGGGGTTCTAGCACACCACACAAAAAATAGGATTGTAGGTTTTCAGTTTAGCAGGTCGGGTGCCATTGTTTCATACTATGTAAACAAGGTCTTATGTGTTGTATTGTCATTGTACCCAATGTTGCTAGCCAAACCTACACCTGTCACAGAGGATTGTGAAGATAGCCGCTGGAAATGGTTCAAG GGATGTCTAGGAGCTTTGGATGGCACACATATACTCGTCTTGGTCAGTAGCACAGAAAAACCTCGGTATTGGACTCGGAAGGGCCAAATAGCTACAAACATAGTAGCTGTTTGTGATCGCAACATGCAGTTTGTGTATGTCCTAACAGGAT GTTACTATTACTTGTGCGATAATGGTTACGCAAATAGCAATGGGTTCCTTACGCCTTTCCGAGGTGTTAGATATCATCTGAAAGAATGGGGACCGGGTACCGAG ATCAGGGCAAATATGAAAGATATGCCTGATTGCTCTTGTGGGATTGGAAAAATGGTGAGGCGAACAGCTGGGAAGACAGCTATGAATCCAGGCAGGAAGTATTGGAAGTGTCCAGTTGGAGGACAACATTCGGGTTCATTCATGTGGTGCGACGAGAGAGCAAATTATACCGCCGCACGAGAAGCCACGTCGGAGGTGGATTCAAAGAGCTACTTCGATCAGAAAGTGAATGCAATTGGGCAAAAGTAG